One uncultured Fibrobacter sp. genomic region harbors:
- a CDS encoding peptidase M23 has translation MPVDFQEYKGKRKPINKNHKFPLIRLLALAVAAFFAYWSGLASKIANALPLPGNDEEAPADTWDYRCKVYGGKPFELKQGLAQCSWVIDDSTDVSLLPNPFLRYVSSLRTSPKSKLHWVAPVKDFGNVVLVMHEDSVRSVYFRYMKEDSSYVWVSKSSGCRFPGVCPRLPLSWSSLHIAEGFDFEGQESLLAMDVFYGIGEAPIYPVLSGRILEMGKDSLGYFVEIDHGYNVTSRTSGMGFPVDSLAVGDTVGLKTVIGRISPKDSAAFLLTVRQNGLFVRWNDFYASTHPVVPDSLLSFEKKMGF, from the coding sequence ATGCCTGTCGATTTTCAGGAATACAAGGGAAAGCGCAAGCCCATCAATAAAAATCATAAGTTTCCGCTTATACGGCTGCTGGCTCTTGCTGTTGCAGCTTTTTTTGCGTATTGGTCGGGACTCGCTTCGAAAATAGCGAACGCGCTTCCGTTGCCGGGAAATGACGAAGAAGCTCCGGCGGATACATGGGACTACCGGTGCAAGGTCTATGGCGGAAAGCCTTTTGAATTAAAACAGGGACTAGCCCAATGTTCCTGGGTGATCGACGATTCTACGGATGTATCGCTCTTGCCCAATCCGTTCTTGCGCTACGTTTCTTCGCTCCGTACCTCTCCCAAGTCCAAGTTGCATTGGGTGGCCCCCGTGAAGGATTTTGGAAACGTGGTGCTCGTGATGCATGAAGATAGCGTCCGCTCCGTATATTTCCGCTATATGAAAGAAGATTCGAGCTATGTGTGGGTGTCTAAAAGCTCTGGGTGCCGTTTTCCGGGAGTGTGTCCGAGGCTTCCCTTGTCATGGTCTTCGCTCCATATCGCCGAAGGTTTCGACTTCGAGGGTCAGGAATCTCTTTTGGCCATGGACGTCTTTTACGGCATTGGCGAGGCTCCCATTTACCCCGTGCTATCGGGACGCATTCTTGAAATGGGAAAGGATTCCCTGGGCTATTTCGTCGAGATTGATCATGGCTATAATGTGACTAGCAGGACTTCGGGAATGGGTTTCCCGGTAGATTCGCTTGCGGTGGGCGATACCGTTGGACTTAAGACGGTTATCGGTCGAATTTCTCCAAAGGACAGCGCCGCTTTCTTGCTCACGGTGCGACAGAACGGCTTGTTTGTGCGTTGGAACGATTTTTATGCATCGACGCATCCTGTGGTTCCGGATTCGCTTCTATCCTTTGAAAAAAAGATGGGTTTTTAA
- a CDS encoding STAS domain-containing protein, with amino-acid sequence MPQLKNYREVGVFDLISAPLNPIGAFDAEQFKKDVRALLAEKKDEQFLAVDLTGLDFVYSDAYNAFIQFQQEMEDRKGLFAVLTNNKTIVDGLRKAGLDKNIKVFALEADMMSFSLHTQAPENSAPSETLEEPSAVASQNIGTESEPPRHLDRHSTGQHRRFTKSFNAIAKEEDNPKKKGLDVPFDEEPSSAKTVIIVVLLLLAAIGGVLAFFYI; translated from the coding sequence ATGCCGCAATTAAAGAACTATCGCGAAGTTGGTGTTTTTGATTTGATTTCAGCCCCCTTGAATCCTATCGGGGCTTTTGATGCTGAGCAGTTTAAGAAAGATGTTCGCGCGCTCCTTGCTGAAAAGAAGGACGAACAGTTCTTGGCGGTCGACCTGACCGGGCTTGACTTTGTCTACAGCGATGCGTACAACGCCTTTATCCAGTTCCAGCAGGAAATGGAAGACCGGAAGGGGCTGTTTGCGGTCCTTACTAACAACAAGACTATTGTCGATGGACTCCGCAAGGCAGGGCTCGACAAGAATATCAAGGTGTTTGCCCTGGAAGCGGACATGATGTCCTTTTCGCTGCATACGCAGGCTCCTGAAAATTCGGCTCCGTCGGAAACTCTCGAGGAACCTTCGGCGGTTGCCTCCCAGAATATCGGAACCGAAAGCGAACCTCCTCGCCACCTGGATAGACATTCCACGGGACAGCACCGTCGCTTTACCAAGAGCTTTAACGCCATTGCGAAAGAAGAGGACAATCCTAAGAAGAAAGGACTGGATGTTCCGTTCGACGAAGAACCTTCCTCGGCAAAGACTGTCATTATCGTAGTCCTGCTTTTGCTCGCTGCAATTGGCGGTGTCCTCGCTTTCTTCTACATCTAG
- a CDS encoding NUDIX domain-containing protein yields MIEYSFSPEIAEADRPVLLESRIYKEWLERSQEKFVVTKVHFSSADFLRKGRQPLFIKLSATATLPDGRPVHGIVLVRGNAVGVLVVLRCEGKKYLLLVRQPRFAIGEQASLEIPAGILDWTGDYRKVALSELEEEAQIKADDSELIDLMDFWYKGKSEGFAASCGLLDERIRLYAIERDVTPEQLKAMDGRDQEYTEEIEWIKTVVLPYEEAAHEFIDGKNLIALFLYERWLDSRRENASLQTRD; encoded by the coding sequence ATGATTGAATATTCCTTCTCTCCTGAAATTGCCGAGGCGGATCGCCCGGTCCTGTTGGAATCCCGCATTTACAAGGAGTGGCTTGAACGTTCCCAAGAAAAGTTCGTGGTCACCAAGGTTCATTTTTCTTCGGCTGATTTTTTACGCAAGGGGCGGCAGCCCCTGTTTATTAAGCTTTCCGCGACGGCAACTCTTCCCGACGGTCGCCCGGTTCATGGAATTGTGCTTGTCCGTGGGAATGCGGTGGGTGTATTGGTGGTGCTGCGTTGCGAAGGAAAGAAATATCTGCTTCTGGTGCGTCAGCCGCGCTTTGCCATCGGTGAACAGGCCTCTCTTGAAATCCCGGCGGGAATTCTTGACTGGACTGGGGATTACCGCAAGGTTGCTCTCAGCGAACTCGAAGAAGAAGCCCAGATAAAGGCAGACGATTCGGAACTTATCGACCTGATGGATTTTTGGTACAAGGGCAAGAGTGAAGGCTTCGCGGCAAGTTGCGGATTGTTGGATGAACGTATTCGTTTGTATGCGATAGAACGCGACGTGACGCCTGAACAGCTAAAGGCGATGGATGGTCGCGACCAGGAGTATACCGAGGAAATTGAGTGGATCAAGACCGTGGTGCTCCCTTACGAAGAAGCCGCACACGAATTTATCGACGGAAAGAACCTGATTGCGCTGTTCCTGTACGAACGCTGGCTCGATTCTAGACGAGAGAACGCTTCGCTACAGACGAGAGACTAG
- the infB gene encoding translation initiation factor IF-2, whose product MAIEDQIKPVDWAESHGVKVDVVMKLLRDAGVTVRTHMSKVDAADYEKIEAAAESERQKAEARNKNLKKATPSDASSGSSAKKKESATAGNGKLKVTLIKGKKATVKPATPAAKPAPAKPAPKAETPAATPSTPKVEAPAAAPKVSAPVEAPKAPVAEVKPAAPAAPAASKAEAPAAAPQVSETPKAPAAEVKPAAPAAPANVAPKAEAPAAAPAAKPAVQNAPAKPAMVTPGMELKQPPMKAQVFKPDEAILARIKKSQQQAQANRGGHRGGGNQQGYTGTFGRLSNNGDNRNGGRRNDNRNGNGGNGGNNGGRTFTGRASGFTGSSMQDAFNASNGGGQGFGGQNQGGKGGKQQNGRHGQNDKNRRGNGKDRQDQQKEIQQEVVRQNVSRVMADLSKKPVKKVYRKEHNDNTPGEEKKILKTSDFITVGELAGLMDQMPARVIAKCMEMGMMVTINARLDFETIQLLADEFGYEAQLMEEYEEEVLGVEEESSENLKPRHPVVTVMGHVDHGKTSLLDWIRKTHVVSGESGGITQHIGAYEVTTKQGKVTFLDTPGHEAFSAMRARGSQVTDVIVLVVAADSMVMPQTVESIELAKREKVPMVVAITKIDLPTANPDKIRAQLAERGVEVEQWGGSTSCIEVSARTGQGMDDLLETLALEAEVLELKANPDAHARGAVVESKLDVGKGSMATILVQNGTLHVGDPFVCGIYAGRVRAMFNERGEQMKEAPPSAPCQVLGFDGTPQAGDDLIVVEDEKTAREIASKRRMAARERDLRSRNVKTLEDTFNDRKEGKLSELNLIVKADVGGSAEALAASLEKLTNKEVRVNIIRKGVGTITESDILLATTAQAIIISFHLMPSLSIREMAQKEGIEIRNYRVIYDCIEDITNAVEGLLKPTMREELSGEAEIRQVFKIPKIGLIAGCMVTDGEVDRTSHVRVYRNGVELGTTVVQSLKRMKDDVKSVARGFECGIGLKGYEDIKEGDSLIFFKEIKVARTLKDVAREEAEEKAKKAAEEESAT is encoded by the coding sequence ATGGCTATTGAAGATCAAATTAAACCGGTAGATTGGGCTGAATCCCACGGTGTCAAAGTCGACGTCGTGATGAAGTTGCTGCGCGATGCGGGCGTTACTGTCCGTACTCACATGTCCAAGGTGGATGCCGCGGACTATGAGAAAATCGAAGCGGCCGCCGAAAGCGAACGTCAGAAGGCCGAAGCCCGCAACAAGAATCTGAAAAAGGCTACGCCTTCCGATGCTTCCAGTGGTTCTTCGGCAAAGAAGAAAGAATCCGCGACTGCGGGAAATGGAAAGCTCAAGGTGACGCTGATTAAGGGCAAGAAGGCTACTGTAAAGCCTGCCACTCCTGCAGCAAAGCCCGCTCCCGCAAAACCGGCTCCAAAGGCTGAAACTCCGGCTGCAACACCTTCGACCCCGAAGGTCGAGGCTCCTGCCGCAGCTCCGAAAGTAAGTGCTCCGGTGGAGGCTCCGAAGGCCCCTGTCGCCGAAGTGAAACCCGCTGCCCCTGCAGCTCCTGCTGCATCGAAGGCCGAAGCTCCTGCCGCTGCCCCGCAGGTGAGCGAAACTCCGAAGGCTCCTGCCGCCGAAGTAAAGCCCGCTGCCCCTGCTGCTCCCGCCAATGTGGCTCCGAAGGCAGAAGCTCCTGCTGCGGCACCGGCTGCAAAGCCTGCAGTTCAGAACGCTCCGGCAAAGCCTGCCATGGTGACCCCCGGCATGGAACTCAAGCAGCCTCCGATGAAGGCTCAGGTGTTCAAGCCCGACGAAGCGATTCTCGCCCGTATCAAGAAATCCCAGCAACAGGCCCAGGCAAACCGTGGCGGACACCGCGGCGGTGGAAACCAGCAAGGCTACACGGGTACATTTGGTCGTCTTTCCAATAACGGCGACAATCGAAACGGTGGACGTCGTAATGACAACCGTAACGGCAATGGTGGTAATGGCGGCAACAATGGCGGTCGTACCTTTACGGGACGCGCCAGCGGCTTTACCGGCAGTTCCATGCAGGATGCCTTTAACGCAAGCAATGGTGGCGGCCAGGGATTTGGCGGCCAGAACCAGGGCGGCAAGGGTGGCAAGCAGCAGAACGGTCGCCACGGCCAGAACGACAAGAACCGTCGCGGCAATGGCAAGGACCGTCAGGACCAGCAGAAGGAAATCCAGCAGGAAGTCGTTCGTCAGAACGTTTCCCGCGTGATGGCTGACCTGTCCAAGAAGCCTGTCAAGAAAGTTTACCGCAAGGAGCATAACGACAATACTCCGGGCGAAGAAAAGAAAATCCTCAAGACTTCCGACTTTATTACCGTGGGCGAACTCGCTGGCCTTATGGACCAGATGCCGGCCCGCGTGATCGCGAAGTGCATGGAAATGGGCATGATGGTGACCATCAACGCCCGCCTCGATTTTGAAACCATCCAGCTCTTGGCTGACGAATTCGGTTACGAAGCCCAGCTGATGGAAGAATACGAAGAAGAAGTGCTCGGCGTGGAAGAAGAATCTTCTGAAAACCTGAAGCCGCGTCACCCGGTGGTGACGGTGATGGGCCACGTTGACCACGGTAAAACTTCTTTGCTCGACTGGATTCGTAAAACCCATGTGGTGTCCGGCGAATCGGGTGGCATTACGCAGCACATCGGTGCATACGAAGTCACGACCAAGCAGGGTAAGGTGACCTTCCTCGATACTCCGGGTCACGAAGCATTCAGTGCTATGCGTGCTCGTGGTTCTCAGGTGACCGACGTGATCGTGCTCGTGGTGGCTGCCGACTCCATGGTGATGCCGCAGACGGTTGAATCTATTGAACTTGCTAAGCGTGAAAAGGTGCCGATGGTCGTGGCTATCACGAAGATCGACTTGCCGACCGCTAACCCCGACAAGATTCGCGCCCAGCTCGCTGAACGCGGCGTGGAAGTGGAACAGTGGGGTGGTTCTACCAGCTGTATCGAAGTTTCTGCACGTACGGGCCAGGGTATGGACGACCTCTTGGAAACGCTCGCCCTCGAAGCCGAAGTGCTCGAACTCAAGGCTAACCCCGATGCTCACGCTCGCGGCGCCGTGGTGGAATCCAAGCTCGACGTGGGTAAGGGTTCTATGGCCACGATCCTCGTGCAGAACGGTACGCTCCATGTGGGTGACCCGTTTGTTTGCGGTATTTACGCTGGTCGTGTCCGTGCTATGTTTAACGAACGTGGCGAACAGATGAAGGAAGCTCCTCCGTCTGCTCCGTGTCAGGTACTCGGCTTTGACGGTACTCCGCAGGCCGGTGATGACTTGATCGTGGTCGAAGATGAAAAGACCGCACGTGAAATTGCCTCCAAGCGCCGTATGGCTGCTCGTGAACGCGACCTGCGTTCTCGTAACGTGAAGACTTTGGAAGATACCTTCAACGATCGTAAGGAAGGTAAGCTCTCCGAACTCAACCTTATTGTTAAGGCCGACGTGGGCGGTTCTGCAGAAGCTCTTGCAGCAAGCCTCGAAAAGCTTACCAACAAGGAAGTGCGCGTCAACATTATCCGCAAGGGTGTGGGTACCATTACGGAATCCGATATCTTGCTCGCTACGACCGCACAGGCAATCATTATTTCCTTCCATTTGATGCCGTCGCTCTCTATCCGCGAAATGGCCCAGAAGGAAGGCATCGAGATCCGCAACTACCGCGTGATTTACGACTGCATTGAAGATATCACCAACGCTGTGGAAGGCCTCTTGAAGCCGACCATGCGCGAAGAACTCTCCGGCGAAGCAGAAATTCGCCAGGTGTTCAAGATTCCGAAGATCGGTCTCATCGCAGGCTGTATGGTTACCGACGGCGAAGTCGACCGTACCAGCCATGTGCGCGTGTACCGCAACGGTGTGGAACTCGGTACGACCGTGGTCCAGTCCTTGAAGCGCATGAAGGACGACGTCAAGTCTGTCGCTCGTGGCTTTGAATGCGGTATCGGTCTTAAGGGTTACGAAGACATCAAGGAAGGCGATAGCTTGATCTTCTTCAAGGAAATCAAGGTTGCCCGTACCCTGAAGGATGTCGCTCGCGAAGAAGCCGAAGAAAAGGCGAAGAAAGCCGCGGAAGAGGAAAGTGCAACGTAG
- a CDS encoding tyrosine-type recombinase/integrase, with product MNLSEHIEQYLLYIENRRRFSPKTVDTYRKSLTKFLVHLGAFPVPDAPHKEETSPQFENVPELSAFSETNVKTFVWDLKMKQKLAPTSICEHLAALKSFGKYLVKSKITENNPAENVPMPKRPKRLVNVLGQKDLAEEKFPELPENATLPQVRARILLELIYGSGLRISECQTLTWDRINEHELLVRVLGKGNKERIVPLTESFVRRIANYKQMQLDAGHIPTATGYVFLSEDGKPFGLRTLRNDIQHLLREIGWEGKASPHVLRHSFATHLLENGAEIMSVKEMLGHSSISTTQVYTHVNAERLRAAFKKTHPRA from the coding sequence ATGAACCTTTCAGAACACATCGAGCAATATTTACTTTACATTGAGAACCGCCGAAGGTTCTCGCCGAAAACGGTAGACACCTACCGCAAGTCGCTCACGAAGTTCCTGGTTCATCTGGGCGCCTTCCCCGTACCGGACGCTCCCCACAAGGAAGAAACCTCTCCGCAGTTCGAAAACGTTCCGGAGCTATCCGCATTTTCAGAAACAAATGTCAAGACCTTCGTATGGGACCTAAAGATGAAACAGAAGCTTGCCCCCACAAGCATCTGCGAGCACCTCGCCGCCCTGAAAAGTTTCGGCAAGTACCTGGTCAAGAGCAAGATTACCGAGAACAACCCCGCCGAAAATGTACCGATGCCCAAGCGCCCCAAGCGCCTGGTAAATGTACTCGGACAGAAGGACCTCGCCGAAGAAAAATTTCCGGAACTCCCCGAAAACGCCACCCTTCCGCAAGTGCGGGCCCGCATTTTACTCGAACTGATCTACGGTTCGGGGCTGCGTATTTCGGAATGCCAGACGCTCACCTGGGACCGCATCAACGAGCACGAGCTGCTAGTACGGGTCCTCGGCAAAGGCAACAAGGAACGAATCGTTCCCCTCACCGAAAGTTTTGTCAGGCGTATCGCGAATTACAAACAAATGCAGCTTGATGCAGGGCATATCCCCACGGCTACGGGCTACGTATTCCTGAGCGAAGACGGGAAGCCCTTCGGGCTACGCACCCTGAGGAACGACATCCAGCATCTGCTTCGCGAAATCGGCTGGGAAGGCAAGGCCAGTCCACACGTACTGCGCCACAGTTTTGCAACTCACCTGCTCGAAAACGGCGCCGAAATCATGAGCGTCAAAGAGATGCTCGGACATTCCAGCATATCGACCACCCAAGTCTACACACACGTAAACGCAGAACGCCTAAGAGCCGCGTTCAAGAAAACTCACCCTAGAGCATAA
- the rbfA gene encoding 30S ribosome-binding factor RbfA, whose protein sequence is MSRRTDRLDEQFREEIGKLLQKGLKDPRVSSLASITRVTITDDLSYAKVMVSVMGSDKEKRDSLIGLKNSAGYIRTVLGKALKIRKIPELNFVLDENLEHAMHIESILAELKQKGDL, encoded by the coding sequence ATGAGTAGAAGAACTGACAGATTGGACGAACAGTTCCGCGAGGAAATCGGCAAGCTCTTGCAGAAGGGCTTGAAGGATCCTCGTGTGAGCAGCCTCGCAAGCATCACGCGCGTGACGATTACCGATGACCTGAGCTACGCCAAGGTCATGGTGTCCGTGATGGGTTCCGACAAGGAAAAGCGTGATTCGCTGATTGGCCTCAAGAATTCGGCGGGTTATATCCGCACTGTTTTAGGCAAGGCGCTTAAGATCCGTAAAATTCCGGAACTGAATTTTGTTCTGGATGAAAACCTGGAACACGCCATGCATATCGAAAGCATCTTGGCCGAACTGAAGCAGAAAGGGGACCTCTAG
- a CDS encoding tRNA pseudouridine(55) synthase TruB: protein MSNSGFVLLDKTAGETSFKALFPLKRVFSTKRVGHAGTLDLRASGLIIAATGRCTRLLPFVEAKDKCYSFRLHLGYETDTLEWDGEVVAQDERAVDVASADERHPRAEGVVVAPAANCTLAWPRPSADECSLSDSQPMPDKDIGIQGDVASKVPEFVEGPKDGKNESVILSEEPEARSRRIQGVSREMLEAVLPQFVGDIEQVPPKYCAVKINGVRASDLMERGRNIELKPRKIRISELKVIGEGNVTEGCSGKEFATFDLICECSKGTYIRALGRDIGRALGTYACVSQIRRHRIGNVTLDKAVRGEDLTRENLLPVDAVLDFPVVRLTDEQVAVIRQGNWLPWKEKIEGVGPEGHVFVANMQGEVLSLCHYEPGRIKPKFYLGEDE, encoded by the coding sequence TTGAGCAATTCCGGCTTCGTTCTTTTGGACAAGACTGCTGGCGAAACTTCTTTTAAGGCCCTTTTCCCACTGAAAAGGGTCTTTTCTACGAAACGCGTAGGTCATGCGGGTACGCTTGACTTGCGCGCGTCTGGCTTGATTATTGCGGCGACCGGCCGCTGCACGCGTCTTTTGCCGTTTGTCGAGGCGAAGGACAAGTGCTATAGTTTTAGGCTGCACTTGGGCTACGAAACCGATACCCTCGAGTGGGATGGCGAAGTCGTCGCGCAGGATGAACGTGCTGTTGATGTGGCTTCGGCTGACGAACGTCATCCTAGAGCCGAAGGCGTTGTTGTGGCTCCGGCTGCAAATTGCACGCTCGCATGGCCTCGGCCTTCGGCCGATGAATGCTCGCTTAGCGATTCGCAGCCTATGCCAGATAAAGACATTGGCATCCAGGGCGATGTTGCTAGTAAGGTCCCTGAGTTTGTCGAAGGGCCGAAAGATGGAAAAAATGAAAGTGTCATCCTGAGCGAAGAGCCGGAGGCTCGTAGTCGAAGGATCCAGGGCGTTTCTCGCGAAATGCTCGAAGCGGTGCTCCCGCAGTTTGTTGGCGATATCGAACAGGTGCCGCCGAAATACTGTGCCGTCAAAATCAACGGTGTCCGTGCAAGCGACTTGATGGAGCGCGGCCGCAACATTGAATTAAAACCCCGCAAGATTCGCATTAGCGAACTCAAGGTGATTGGCGAGGGAAATGTAACCGAGGGCTGTTCCGGCAAGGAATTTGCGACATTCGACTTGATTTGCGAATGTTCCAAGGGAACATACATCCGCGCTCTTGGACGCGACATCGGACGAGCCCTCGGGACCTACGCCTGCGTATCGCAGATTCGCAGACACCGCATCGGTAACGTGACTCTCGATAAGGCGGTGCGTGGCGAGGACTTGACCCGAGAAAACCTGTTGCCGGTCGATGCGGTGCTCGATTTTCCGGTGGTGCGCCTGACCGATGAACAGGTGGCCGTCATTCGCCAGGGCAATTGGCTCCCGTGGAAAGAGAAAATCGAGGGCGTAGGCCCCGAGGGCCATGTGTTTGTCGCGAATATGCAGGGCGAAGTCCTGAGCCTATGTCACTATGAACCGGGGCGCATTAAGCCGAAGTTCTACTTAGGGGAAGATGAATAA
- the rimP gene encoding ribosome maturation factor RimP: protein MVAQKLDTLIAQACESAGVTLVEQDMFRAGKRKTLRLYIDKPEGVTIDDCSNVSRHLSDALDLDPDIIEGAYTLEVSSPGLDRPLKSVADFTRNIGRFVRVTRSTGKPVVGKLVAADEENLTLTLKGNAGDVVVPRSEVLVAKVDVQI from the coding sequence TTGGTAGCCCAGAAATTGGATACACTTATCGCCCAGGCGTGCGAATCCGCCGGTGTCACCTTGGTGGAACAGGATATGTTCCGCGCCGGTAAACGCAAGACGCTTCGCCTTTACATAGACAAGCCCGAAGGGGTCACTATCGACGATTGCTCGAATGTGAGCCGTCATTTGTCCGATGCTCTGGACCTGGACCCAGACATTATTGAAGGTGCCTACACGCTTGAAGTGTCGTCGCCGGGGTTGGACCGCCCCTTGAAGTCGGTCGCCGATTTTACCCGCAATATCGGACGTTTTGTGCGGGTGACCCGCAGTACAGGAAAGCCCGTGGTCGGTAAGCTTGTTGCTGCAGACGAAGAAAATTTGACGCTCACCCTCAAGGGGAATGCTGGCGACGTTGTCGTGCCCCGTTCCGAGGTGCTGGTGGCGAAAGTGGATGTACAAATTTAA
- the nusA gene encoding transcription termination factor NusA translates to MKNEPKVNLLEVLKSVVEAKDMDDSVVLNALKEALVTAARKYLHIEKKIDVDFDMETNEVHVYLRVDVVDDYPDYDPNMTAAEVEKLDQGYMLVEEARDFNEDAQAGDFLEMEIPISAFGRQAIQTAKQLLNQQIRDAERQKIMDDYRGRIGSMVSGEVLRNEQNNIIVKLGKKTEAMIPYREQIKRERWEQGNSIKAVVARVEESSKNGAQVILSRANGDFLKELFRQEVPEIYEGSVEIKGVAREPGFRAKIAVHARDEKIDPVGACVGMKGARVQTIVRELGNERIDIVQWDANLDTFIERALTPAKVVKQIPVPETRRVVVIISDENLALAIGKNGQNVKLAAELVQRNLDVFGEKEWSEKDDETKARITSPSAADLNQNRRAAR, encoded by the coding sequence ATGAAGAACGAACCGAAGGTGAACTTGCTCGAAGTGCTGAAAAGTGTTGTCGAAGCCAAGGATATGGATGATTCCGTTGTGCTGAATGCGCTGAAGGAAGCGCTTGTCACGGCAGCCCGTAAGTACTTGCACATCGAAAAGAAAATCGATGTGGATTTCGACATGGAAACCAACGAGGTGCATGTGTACCTGCGTGTGGACGTGGTCGACGACTATCCGGACTACGACCCGAACATGACTGCTGCCGAAGTGGAAAAGCTCGACCAGGGTTATATGCTGGTCGAAGAAGCTCGCGACTTCAACGAAGACGCTCAGGCGGGCGACTTCCTCGAAATGGAAATTCCTATTTCTGCATTTGGACGTCAGGCCATTCAGACGGCAAAGCAGCTTTTGAACCAGCAGATTCGCGATGCTGAACGTCAGAAGATTATGGACGACTACCGTGGCCGTATCGGTTCCATGGTCAGTGGCGAAGTGCTGCGTAACGAACAAAATAACATCATCGTGAAGCTCGGCAAGAAGACCGAAGCGATGATTCCGTATCGTGAACAAATTAAGCGTGAACGCTGGGAACAGGGTAACTCGATTAAGGCCGTTGTCGCCCGCGTGGAAGAATCTTCCAAGAACGGTGCACAGGTGATTCTCTCCCGTGCAAATGGCGACTTCCTCAAGGAACTGTTCCGTCAGGAAGTTCCCGAAATTTACGAAGGTTCCGTGGAAATCAAGGGCGTTGCCCGCGAACCGGGTTTCCGCGCCAAGATTGCCGTGCATGCCCGTGACGAAAAGATTGACCCGGTCGGCGCCTGCGTTGGCATGAAGGGTGCCCGTGTCCAGACGATTGTCCGTGAATTGGGCAACGAACGCATTGACATTGTGCAGTGGGATGCAAACCTCGATACCTTTATCGAACGCGCTCTTACTCCGGCTAAGGTCGTAAAGCAGATTCCCGTGCCGGAAACGCGCCGCGTGGTGGTGATTATCAGCGACGAAAACCTGGCTCTTGCGATTGGCAAGAACGGCCAGAACGTGAAACTCGCTGCCGAACTGGTGCAACGCAACCTGGATGTCTTTGGCGAAAAGGAATGGTCCGAAAAGGATGACGAAACGAAGGCTAGGATTACATCTCCGTCTGCCGCCGACTTGAACCAGAACCGCAGGGCTGCACGCTAA